A single genomic interval of Melanotaenia boesemani isolate fMelBoe1 chromosome 4, fMelBoe1.pri, whole genome shotgun sequence harbors:
- the LOC121637956 gene encoding trinucleotide repeat-containing gene 6C protein-like isoform X3: protein MEEKRRKKQEEKTTKDVTQKKAADQKPKDISLQSGPGAHNETSHWRSSAPVDSPSCTNSWDKVIIDRSDTETWPSISRSIDPSHPTKSECPLGSASSNLDISVVTTSSRSGFLSMATGAAGQQAHYNSIKTNNNMMMTGPVSSNTLAGNRGWGSDGKKEGMNGGRVGAPNSWGSPSYNLNLNPNANPSAWPVLGHEGGGGGVIGPNGVSNSSSLPPGINGNGNIGKGNADNGGGGWVSMINANENDQQHPSANTNLSFKMEPANLNTDGPNYTKQQQAQEPMSPIHGVTGWGGQSPTESSQLNGDTTGSSVWGSGESKAAESPKGSGWDSAPSGGPSAWDRQGSGCGNSGSCGWGDWDKSSSGGDASKGWDSVDAGSSGSGQEQHISSWGKQSGTAPASEDSGDSSEGRSSNRDRSSSMDFTPVLPRQDLDPRVLSNTGWGQTPIRQHTVWEMEEANSDDGNSNSSSDTIGDPSASGGPSSTNGGVITSNIGPSQRPGSGGKSDSEGSPSSGWGAPPPQQIQTGSGWGEPQPSLNKAPNGTASGWGDPLSSNGSKSGGTPSWGSDDKSPNWDDGQKKNQPTSWGESQKNSHSWGNSNGSSNGSTTGEWGPDVKTNGSSSSMWEGEGGNGGTGGWKESPRGGVRGGGWGKPTPAVNNSNWGETSRTSGPVQGSWGSSKPQESSSSGSSTGSGGCVSIGSWGGPGSVKQNSSSWGNVSKQDQGMEPTGWEEPSPPSIRRKMEIDDGTSTWGDPNAYNKTVNMWDRNNPSNNPGNNGPPSSKNGGMIMPNNNNNHHHPHHMHHHPHQSQPPTHLQHQGNNNGSPNNAASHPSAGPQGRAPLANPGWGELPSVQPISEPAWGEPAAPTSTVDNGTSAWGKPPGGVGGWGNGGHEPPGPYVRANGTTGSAPCKPGPKPMQDGWGSGGEEMSMSTSQWDTEDGDVWNSPTSQESSSSCNSWGNGAKKCPSKGKIGSKPDEAWIMNRLIKQLTDMGFPRDPAEEALKSNNMNLDQAMTALLEKKTDLDKRGMGMSDYSNGMNKPLLCRPSALSKDPSDCTTFLDKDGILSDDAPPSPFLPSPSLKLPLANSSLPGQGLGQGNPGLAMQNLNNRQIPSGMFGSSGAAQTRAMQQQQQSPQPPVPPLSSSQPSLRAQVPQFLSPQVQAQLLQFAAKNIGLNPALLTSPINPQQMTLLYQLQQLQMAYQRLQIQQQMMQAQRNVSGPIRQQEQQVARTITNMQQQIQQHQRQLYQALLMKQQQLPSHSTSSSSSSAGLHAPGGPNVGPGSGKSTLDPFTGPHQAPGLAETLHTKEPPSSPNAYSTYPLSGLNPNMNVNCMDAGGLSLKEPPQPQSRLFQWTHSNSIDNLSGNSSNLENNLSKHSAISAASTMIPPGKPPQLEDSYSPYNLISNSESTTSSLVPPDSWGQGKSPNEKISNGTNINWPPEFCPGVPWKGLQNIDPENDPNMTPGSVPSGPTINTNIHDVNRYLLRDRNGGKLSDMKSTWSPGPISQSQASLSHELWKVPQGPRSTTAPSRPPPGLTNTKPSSTWGGNSLGLAQGWSGSYSSEGTTWSTDSSNRTSSWLVLRNLTPQIDGSTLRTLCMQHGPLITFHLNLTQGNAVVRYSSKDEAAKAQKSLHMCVLGNTTILAEFAGEEEVNRFFAQGQSLGANTTSWHANPGTNQNRMAEANQSHSIGQWSSGAGGSKASGGNLLWSGVPQYSRLWGPPSGEDTRVIGSPTPVNTLLPGDLLSGESM, encoded by the exons atggaagaaaagagaagaaaaaaacaagaagagaagACAACGAAGGACGTCACTCAGAAAAAG GCTGCAGATCAGAAACCCAAAG ACATATCCCTCCAGAGTGGCCCTGGTGCCCACAATGAGACCTCTCATTGGAGATCTTCTGCACCAGTTGACAGCCCCTCATGTACCAACAGCTGGGACAAAGTGATTATTGACAGAAGTGACACAGAGACTTGGCCATCCATCAGTCGTAGTATTGACCCCAGTCACCCTACAAAATCAGAATGCCCCTTGGGCTCAGCTAGCTCTAATCTAGACATCAGTGTCGTCACTACTAGTAGTCGGAGTGGTTTTCTGAGTATGGCCACAGGTGCCGCAGGCCAGCAGGCCCACTACAACTCtatcaaaacaaataataatatgatGATGACTGGACCCGTGTCAAGCAACACATTAGCAGGCAATAGAGGCTGGGGATCTGATgggaaaaaagaaggaatgAATGGTGGCAGAGTTGGAGCTCCCAACAGTTGGGGATCACCCAGTTATAACTTGAACCTTAACCCCAATGCCAACCCATCAGCCTGGCCTGTTCTGGGCCATGAAGGTGGCGGTGGTGGTGTTATTGGCCCCAATGGGGTTTCCAACTCTTCGTCCCTCCCGCCAGGTATAAATGGCAATGGAAACATTGGAAAGGGGAACGCAGATAACGGCGGGGGAGGTTGGGTCAGCATGATAAATGCTAATGAAAATGATCAGCAGCACCCCTCAGCCAACACAAACTTATCCTTCAAAATGGAGCCTGCTAACCTTAACACTGACGGACCAAACTACACTAAACAGCAACAAGCTCAGGAGCCAATGAGCCCTATCCACGGCGTAACTGGCTGGGGAGGCCAATCACCCACTGAATCATCCCAGCTTAATGGTGATACCACAGGCAGCTCTGTATGGGGTAGTGGAGAATCCAAGGCAGCCGAGTCCCCCAAAGGCTCAGGCTGGGACTCTGCTCCTTCTGGAGGCCCTTCTGCCTGGGACCGCCAAGGCAGTGGCTGTGGGAATAGTGGAAGTTGTGGCTGGGGTGACTGGGATAAATCTTCCAGTGGTGGAGATGCATCTAAAGGCTGGGACTCAGTAGATGCTGGTAGTTCTGGTTCAGGCCAGGAGCAGCACATTAGCTCATGGGGCAAACAATCTGGGACAGCTCCAGCTAGTGAGGATAGTGGGGACAGCAGCGAAGGTCGATCCTCTAACAGAGACAGATCCTCCAGCATGGATTTTACCCCTGTGCTGCCCCGGCAGGACCTAGACCCCAGAGTGCTGAGTAACACAGGTTGGGGACAGACCCCCATCCGACAGCACACAGTATGGGAGATGGAGGAAGCCAACTCTGATGACGGAAATAGCAATAGCAGCTCAGACACGATAGGAGACCCGAGCGCTAGTGGTGGGCCTTCGTCTACCAATGGAGGTGTTATTACCTCTAACATTGGACCCAGTCAGAGACctggttctggaggaaaaagtgaCAGTGAAGGATCACCATCCTCTGGCTGGGGAGCTCCTCCACCTCAGCAAATTCAGACTGGATCAGGATGGGGGGAACCCCAACCTTCACTCAACAAAGCCCCAAATGGCACAGCCAGTGGTTGGGGAGACCCTTTATCTAGCAATGGTTCTAAAAGTGGGGGCACCCCATCCTGGGGTTCAGATGATAAGTCACCCAACTGGGACGATGGTCAGAAGAAAAACCAGCCTACCAGCTGGGGCGAGAGCCAGAAAAACTCTCATAGTTGGGGCAATAGTAATGGGAGCTCCAATGGCTCCACCACAGGAGAGTGGGGGCCAGATGTCAAGACCAATGGGTCTTCTAGTAGCATGTGGGAAGGAGAAGGAGGTAATGGAGGAACTGGCGGATGGAAAGAAAGCCCTAGAGGAGGAGTTAGAGGAGGAGGGTGGGGTAAACCCACTCCTGCTGTGAATAACAGCAACTGGGGGGAGACGTCACGTACCAGTGGCCCAGTTCAGGGAAGCTGGGGCTCTTCCAAGCCCCAggaaagcagcagcagcggcagcagTACTGGAAGTGGAGGATGTGTCAGCATCGGTTCCTGGGGCGGCCCAGGCTCTGTGAAGCAGAACAGCTCTAGCTGGGGAAATGTCAGCAAACAGGACCAGGGTATGGAGCCCACCGGCTGGGAGGAGCCCTCTCCTCCCTCCATTCGCAGGAAGATGGAGATTGATGATGGAACATCAACCTGGGGGGATCCCAACGCCTACAACAAGACAGTCAACATGTGGGATCGTAACAATCCCAGTAACAACCCAGGCAACAACGGCCCACCTTCCAGCAAGAATGGTGGAATGATTATGcccaacaataacaacaatcaTCATCACCCTCATCACATGCACCACCATCCCCACCAAAGCCAGCCCCCAACTCACCTGCAGCACCAAGGAAACAACAATGGGTCACCCAACAATGCTGCCTCACATCCAAGTGCAGGCCCCCAGGGTAGAGCCCCCCTCGCCAATCCAG GTTGGGGAGAGCTTCCCAGCGTTCAGCCCATCTCAGAGCCTGCCTGGGGAGAGCCAGCAGCTCCAACATCCACCGTGGACAATGGTACCTCTGCATGGGGAAAACCTCCAGGTGGTGTAGGGGGATGGGGGAACGGTGGCCATGAGCCCCCTGGACCTTATGTCAGGGCCAATGGAACCACAGGTTCTGCACCTTGCAAGCCAG GTCCCAAACCTATGCAAGATGGCTGGGGAAGTGGAGGAGAGGAGATGAGTATGTCAACCAGCCAATGGGACACAGAGGATGGAGATGTATGGAACAGCCCCACCTCCCAGGAGAGCAGCTCTTCTTGTAACTCTTGGGGTAACGGAGCCAAGAAGTGTCCAAGCAAG GGGAAGATTGGCAGTAAACCAGATGAGGCTTGGATCATGAATCGTCTCATCAAACAGCTCACTGATATGGGCTTTCCG AGAGACCCTGCAGAGGAGGCACTGAAGAGCAACAATATGAACCTTGACCAGGCCATGA CTGCCCTGTTAGAGAAGAAGACAGACCTGGACAAGCGAGGCATGGGCATGTCTGATTACAGCAATGGCATGAACAAGCCACTGCTGTGTCGGCCTTCTGCACTCTCCAAAGACCCCTCTGACTGCACTACCTTTCTGGACAAG GATGGTATCCTGTCAGATGACGCCCCCCCATCACCATTTTTGCCTTCCCCCAGCCTGAAGCTCCCCCTGGCCAACAGTAGCCTTCCTGGGCAGGGTCTGGGACAGGGCAACCCGGGGCTGGCCATGCAAAACTTGAACAACAGACAG ATACCCAGTGGAATGTTTGGCAGTAGTGGAGCAGCACAAACCCGGgccatgcagcagcagcagcagtctcCACAGCCACCAGTGCCACCTCTCAGCTCCTCCCAGCCTAGTCTACGTGCTCAAGTGCCTCAGTTTCTctcccctcag GTCCAAGCACAGCTCTTGCAGTTTGCAGCAAAAAACATTGGTCTTAACCCTGCACTTTTAACCTCACCAATAAACCCTCAACAAATGACCCTGTTGTACCAACTTCAGCAGCTGCAAATG GCGTACCAGCGTTTACAAATCCAGCAGCAGATGATGCAGGCGCAACGCAATGTTTCCGGCCCCATTAGGCAACAAGAGCAGCAA GTTGCACGTACAATCACCAACATGCAGCAGCAGATCCAGCAGCACCAGCGTCAGCTGTACCAGGCGCTGCtgatgaagcagcagcagcttccctCTCATTCCACctcgtcctcctcttcctctgcggGTCTACACGCCCCTGGTGGCCCCAACGTGGGCCCTGGTTCAGGAAAATCAACCCTGGACCCTTTCACAGGTCCACACCAGGCTCCGGGCCTCGCTGAAACACTGCACACCAAAGAGCCGCCGTCTTCGCCCAATGCCTACAGCACCTACCCTCTCT CTGGACTGAATCCAAACATGAATGTAAACTGCATGGATGCCGGGGGTCTGTCTCTGAAGGAGCCCCCTCAGCCCCAATCCCGCCTGTTCCAGTGGACACACTCAAACTCAATAGACAACCTCTCCGGcaactcttcaaacctggagaATAACCTCAGTAAGCACA GTGCCATATCTGCTGCCTCTACCATGATTCCCCCTGGGAAGCCTCCCCAGCTGGAGGACTCATACAGCCCTTACAATCTAATCTCCAACTCTGAGTCCACCACAAGTTCCTTGGTCCCTCCTGACAGCTGGGGTCAAGGCAAGAGCCCCAATGAAAAAATCTCAAATGGGACCAACATTAACTGGCCCCCAG AGTTCTGCCCAGGCGTGCCATGGAAGGGCCTTCAGAACATCGACCCTGAGAACGACCCCAATATGACCCCTGGTAGCGTCCCCAGCGGTCCCACCATCAACACCAACATCCACGATGTTAACCGATACTTGCTGCGAGACAGGAATGGAG GTAAGCTGTCTGACATGAAGTCCACATGGTCCCCTGGACCCATCTCTCAGAGCCAAGCCTCTTTGTCCCATGAGCTGTGGAAAGTCCCTCAGGGGCCTCGAAGCACCACAGCCCCATCCCGGCCCCCACCAGGCCTCACAAACACCAAGCCATCCTCCACTTGGGGCGGAAACTCACTGGGCCTGGCCCAAGGCTGGAGTGGCTCCTACTCCTCTG AGGGAACCACGTGGAGCACCGACAGCTCCAACAGGACCAGCAGCTGGCTTGTGCTGAGGAATCTCACCCCACAA ATTGATGGCTCAACTTTGCGGACCCTGTGCATGCAACATGGCCCCCTGATAACATTCCATCTCAACCTGACCCAGGGGAACGCTGTGGTGCGCTACAGCTCCAAAGACGAGGCTGCCAAGGCCCAGAAGTCACTGCACAT GTGCGTGCTTGGAAACACAACGATCCTGGCTGAGTTTGCTGGGGAGGAGGAGGTTAACCGCTTCTTTGCACAAGGCCAGTCGTTAGGGGCAAACACCACGAGCTGGCACGCCAATCCAGGAACCAATCAAAATCGAATGGCCGAGGCAAATCAATCCCATTCAATCGGCCAGTGGAGCAGCGGGGCTGGAGGGAGCAAGGCCAGTGGGGGCAATCTGCTGTGGAGCGGGGTGCCCCAGTATTCCCGCCTGTGGGGACCGCCTAGTGGAGAGGACACCCGTGTCATTGGGAGCCCCACCCCTGTTAACACCCTGCTGCCTGGAGATCTGCTGAGTGGGGAGTCCATGTAA
- the LOC121637956 gene encoding trinucleotide repeat-containing gene 6C protein-like isoform X2, translating to MEEKRRKKQEEKTTKDVTQKKAADQKPKVPEPAPTKPSPGSSHHFHPTSPTLPRSSSSSSSSSTSSSSGNGKHPPCDSQLPTQTPPQQQCQLSSASARYPPREVPPRFRQQEHKQLLKRGQPLPAGALAALAPSSSSPSSSSLSSSYSSSSTSTISTTLNSATSAASKHRSDISLQSGPGAHNETSHWRSSAPVDSPSCTNSWDKVIIDRSDTETWPSISRSIDPSHPTKSECPLGSASSNLDISVVTTSSRSGFLSMATGAAGQQAHYNSIKTNNNMMMTGPVSSNTLAGNRGWGSDGKKEGMNGGRVGAPNSWGSPSYNLNLNPNANPSAWPVLGHEGGGGGVIGPNGVSNSSSLPPGINGNGNIGKGNADNGGGGWVSMINANENDQQHPSANTNLSFKMEPANLNTDGPNYTKQQQAQEPMSPIHGVTGWGGQSPTESSQLNGDTTGSSVWGSGESKAAESPKGSGWDSAPSGGPSAWDRQGSGCGNSGSCGWGDWDKSSSGGDASKGWDSVDAGSSGSGQEQHISSWGKQSGTAPASEDSGDSSEGRSSNRDRSSSMDFTPVLPRQDLDPRVLSNTGWGQTPIRQHTVWEMEEANSDDGNSNSSSDTIGDPSASGGPSSTNGGVITSNIGPSQRPGSGGKSDSEGSPSSGWGAPPPQQIQTGSGWGEPQPSLNKAPNGTASGWGDPLSSNGSKSGGTPSWGSDDKSPNWDDGQKKNQPTSWGESQKNSHSWGNSNGSSNGSTTGEWGPDVKTNGSSSSMWEGEGGNGGTGGWKESPRGGVRGGGWGKPTPAVNNSNWGETSRTSGPVQGSWGSSKPQESSSSGSSTGSGGCVSIGSWGGPGSVKQNSSSWGNVSKQDQGMEPTGWEEPSPPSIRRKMEIDDGTSTWGDPNAYNKTVNMWDRNNPSNNPGNNGPPSSKNGGMIMPNNNNNHHHPHHMHHHPHQSQPPTHLQHQGNNNGSPNNAASHPSAGPQGRAPLANPGWGELPSVQPISEPAWGEPAAPTSTVDNGTSAWGKPPGGVGGWGNGGHEPPGPYVRANGTTGSAPCKPGPKPMQDGWGSGGEEMSMSTSQWDTEDGDVWNSPTSQESSSSCNSWGNGAKKCPSKGKIGSKPDEAWIMNRLIKQLTDMGFPRDPAEEALKSNNMNLDQAMTALLEKKTDLDKRGMGMSDYSNGMNKPLLCRPSALSKDPSDCTTFLDKDGILSDDAPPSPFLPSPSLKLPLANSSLPGQGLGQGNPGLAMQNLNNRQIPSGMFGSSGAAQTRAMQQQQQSPQPPVPPLSSSQPSLRAQVPQFLSPQVQAQLLQFAAKNIGLNPALLTSPINPQQMTLLYQLQQLQMAYQRLQIQQQMMQAQRNVSGPIRQQEQQVARTITNMQQQIQQHQRQLYQALLMKQQQLPSHSTSSSSSSAGLHAPGGPNVGPGSGKSTLDPFTGPHQAPGLAETLHTKEPPSSPNAYSTYPLSGLNPNMNVNCMDAGGLSLKEPPQPQSRLFQWTHSNSIDNLSGNSSNLENNLSAISAASTMIPPGKPPQLEDSYSPYNLISNSESTTSSLVPPDSWGQGKSPNEKISNGTNINWPPEFCPGVPWKGLQNIDPENDPNMTPGSVPSGPTINTNIHDVNRYLLRDRNGGKLSDMKSTWSPGPISQSQASLSHELWKVPQGPRSTTAPSRPPPGLTNTKPSSTWGGNSLGLAQGWSGSYSSEGTTWSTDSSNRTSSWLVLRNLTPQIDGSTLRTLCMQHGPLITFHLNLTQGNAVVRYSSKDEAAKAQKSLHMCVLGNTTILAEFAGEEEVNRFFAQGQSLGANTTSWHANPGTNQNRMAEANQSHSIGQWSSGAGGSKASGGNLLWSGVPQYSRLWGPPSGEDTRVIGSPTPVNTLLPGDLLSGESM from the exons atggaagaaaagagaagaaaaaaacaagaagagaagACAACGAAGGACGTCACTCAGAAAAAG GCTGCAGATCAGAAACCCAAAG TGCCAGAGCCTGCTCCCACTAAGCCCAGCCCTGGTTCATCTCACCACTTCCACCCCACCAGCCCCACGCTGCcccgctcctcctcctcctcctcttcctcctccacttcttcttcttctggcaATGGCAAGCACCCCCCCTGCGACAGCCAGCTCCCGACTCAGACTCCCCCTCAGCAACAGTGCCAGTTGTCCTCTGCCAGTGCTCGCTACCCGCCCAGAGAGGTGCCCCCGCGCTTCCGTCAGCAGGAGCACAAGCAGCTACTGAAGAGAGGCCAGCCGCTGCCTGCAGGAGCCCTCGCTGCTCttgctccctcctcctcctctccctcctcctcttcactctCCTCATCTTACTCCTCTTCCTCTACGAGTACCATCAGCACTACCTTAAACTCTGCCACGTCTGCTGCGAGCAAACACCGCTCAG ACATATCCCTCCAGAGTGGCCCTGGTGCCCACAATGAGACCTCTCATTGGAGATCTTCTGCACCAGTTGACAGCCCCTCATGTACCAACAGCTGGGACAAAGTGATTATTGACAGAAGTGACACAGAGACTTGGCCATCCATCAGTCGTAGTATTGACCCCAGTCACCCTACAAAATCAGAATGCCCCTTGGGCTCAGCTAGCTCTAATCTAGACATCAGTGTCGTCACTACTAGTAGTCGGAGTGGTTTTCTGAGTATGGCCACAGGTGCCGCAGGCCAGCAGGCCCACTACAACTCtatcaaaacaaataataatatgatGATGACTGGACCCGTGTCAAGCAACACATTAGCAGGCAATAGAGGCTGGGGATCTGATgggaaaaaagaaggaatgAATGGTGGCAGAGTTGGAGCTCCCAACAGTTGGGGATCACCCAGTTATAACTTGAACCTTAACCCCAATGCCAACCCATCAGCCTGGCCTGTTCTGGGCCATGAAGGTGGCGGTGGTGGTGTTATTGGCCCCAATGGGGTTTCCAACTCTTCGTCCCTCCCGCCAGGTATAAATGGCAATGGAAACATTGGAAAGGGGAACGCAGATAACGGCGGGGGAGGTTGGGTCAGCATGATAAATGCTAATGAAAATGATCAGCAGCACCCCTCAGCCAACACAAACTTATCCTTCAAAATGGAGCCTGCTAACCTTAACACTGACGGACCAAACTACACTAAACAGCAACAAGCTCAGGAGCCAATGAGCCCTATCCACGGCGTAACTGGCTGGGGAGGCCAATCACCCACTGAATCATCCCAGCTTAATGGTGATACCACAGGCAGCTCTGTATGGGGTAGTGGAGAATCCAAGGCAGCCGAGTCCCCCAAAGGCTCAGGCTGGGACTCTGCTCCTTCTGGAGGCCCTTCTGCCTGGGACCGCCAAGGCAGTGGCTGTGGGAATAGTGGAAGTTGTGGCTGGGGTGACTGGGATAAATCTTCCAGTGGTGGAGATGCATCTAAAGGCTGGGACTCAGTAGATGCTGGTAGTTCTGGTTCAGGCCAGGAGCAGCACATTAGCTCATGGGGCAAACAATCTGGGACAGCTCCAGCTAGTGAGGATAGTGGGGACAGCAGCGAAGGTCGATCCTCTAACAGAGACAGATCCTCCAGCATGGATTTTACCCCTGTGCTGCCCCGGCAGGACCTAGACCCCAGAGTGCTGAGTAACACAGGTTGGGGACAGACCCCCATCCGACAGCACACAGTATGGGAGATGGAGGAAGCCAACTCTGATGACGGAAATAGCAATAGCAGCTCAGACACGATAGGAGACCCGAGCGCTAGTGGTGGGCCTTCGTCTACCAATGGAGGTGTTATTACCTCTAACATTGGACCCAGTCAGAGACctggttctggaggaaaaagtgaCAGTGAAGGATCACCATCCTCTGGCTGGGGAGCTCCTCCACCTCAGCAAATTCAGACTGGATCAGGATGGGGGGAACCCCAACCTTCACTCAACAAAGCCCCAAATGGCACAGCCAGTGGTTGGGGAGACCCTTTATCTAGCAATGGTTCTAAAAGTGGGGGCACCCCATCCTGGGGTTCAGATGATAAGTCACCCAACTGGGACGATGGTCAGAAGAAAAACCAGCCTACCAGCTGGGGCGAGAGCCAGAAAAACTCTCATAGTTGGGGCAATAGTAATGGGAGCTCCAATGGCTCCACCACAGGAGAGTGGGGGCCAGATGTCAAGACCAATGGGTCTTCTAGTAGCATGTGGGAAGGAGAAGGAGGTAATGGAGGAACTGGCGGATGGAAAGAAAGCCCTAGAGGAGGAGTTAGAGGAGGAGGGTGGGGTAAACCCACTCCTGCTGTGAATAACAGCAACTGGGGGGAGACGTCACGTACCAGTGGCCCAGTTCAGGGAAGCTGGGGCTCTTCCAAGCCCCAggaaagcagcagcagcggcagcagTACTGGAAGTGGAGGATGTGTCAGCATCGGTTCCTGGGGCGGCCCAGGCTCTGTGAAGCAGAACAGCTCTAGCTGGGGAAATGTCAGCAAACAGGACCAGGGTATGGAGCCCACCGGCTGGGAGGAGCCCTCTCCTCCCTCCATTCGCAGGAAGATGGAGATTGATGATGGAACATCAACCTGGGGGGATCCCAACGCCTACAACAAGACAGTCAACATGTGGGATCGTAACAATCCCAGTAACAACCCAGGCAACAACGGCCCACCTTCCAGCAAGAATGGTGGAATGATTATGcccaacaataacaacaatcaTCATCACCCTCATCACATGCACCACCATCCCCACCAAAGCCAGCCCCCAACTCACCTGCAGCACCAAGGAAACAACAATGGGTCACCCAACAATGCTGCCTCACATCCAAGTGCAGGCCCCCAGGGTAGAGCCCCCCTCGCCAATCCAG GTTGGGGAGAGCTTCCCAGCGTTCAGCCCATCTCAGAGCCTGCCTGGGGAGAGCCAGCAGCTCCAACATCCACCGTGGACAATGGTACCTCTGCATGGGGAAAACCTCCAGGTGGTGTAGGGGGATGGGGGAACGGTGGCCATGAGCCCCCTGGACCTTATGTCAGGGCCAATGGAACCACAGGTTCTGCACCTTGCAAGCCAG GTCCCAAACCTATGCAAGATGGCTGGGGAAGTGGAGGAGAGGAGATGAGTATGTCAACCAGCCAATGGGACACAGAGGATGGAGATGTATGGAACAGCCCCACCTCCCAGGAGAGCAGCTCTTCTTGTAACTCTTGGGGTAACGGAGCCAAGAAGTGTCCAAGCAAG GGGAAGATTGGCAGTAAACCAGATGAGGCTTGGATCATGAATCGTCTCATCAAACAGCTCACTGATATGGGCTTTCCG AGAGACCCTGCAGAGGAGGCACTGAAGAGCAACAATATGAACCTTGACCAGGCCATGA CTGCCCTGTTAGAGAAGAAGACAGACCTGGACAAGCGAGGCATGGGCATGTCTGATTACAGCAATGGCATGAACAAGCCACTGCTGTGTCGGCCTTCTGCACTCTCCAAAGACCCCTCTGACTGCACTACCTTTCTGGACAAG GATGGTATCCTGTCAGATGACGCCCCCCCATCACCATTTTTGCCTTCCCCCAGCCTGAAGCTCCCCCTGGCCAACAGTAGCCTTCCTGGGCAGGGTCTGGGACAGGGCAACCCGGGGCTGGCCATGCAAAACTTGAACAACAGACAG ATACCCAGTGGAATGTTTGGCAGTAGTGGAGCAGCACAAACCCGGgccatgcagcagcagcagcagtctcCACAGCCACCAGTGCCACCTCTCAGCTCCTCCCAGCCTAGTCTACGTGCTCAAGTGCCTCAGTTTCTctcccctcag GTCCAAGCACAGCTCTTGCAGTTTGCAGCAAAAAACATTGGTCTTAACCCTGCACTTTTAACCTCACCAATAAACCCTCAACAAATGACCCTGTTGTACCAACTTCAGCAGCTGCAAATG GCGTACCAGCGTTTACAAATCCAGCAGCAGATGATGCAGGCGCAACGCAATGTTTCCGGCCCCATTAGGCAACAAGAGCAGCAA GTTGCACGTACAATCACCAACATGCAGCAGCAGATCCAGCAGCACCAGCGTCAGCTGTACCAGGCGCTGCtgatgaagcagcagcagcttccctCTCATTCCACctcgtcctcctcttcctctgcggGTCTACACGCCCCTGGTGGCCCCAACGTGGGCCCTGGTTCAGGAAAATCAACCCTGGACCCTTTCACAGGTCCACACCAGGCTCCGGGCCTCGCTGAAACACTGCACACCAAAGAGCCGCCGTCTTCGCCCAATGCCTACAGCACCTACCCTCTCT CTGGACTGAATCCAAACATGAATGTAAACTGCATGGATGCCGGGGGTCTGTCTCTGAAGGAGCCCCCTCAGCCCCAATCCCGCCTGTTCCAGTGGACACACTCAAACTCAATAGACAACCTCTCCGGcaactcttcaaacctggagaATAACCTCA GTGCCATATCTGCTGCCTCTACCATGATTCCCCCTGGGAAGCCTCCCCAGCTGGAGGACTCATACAGCCCTTACAATCTAATCTCCAACTCTGAGTCCACCACAAGTTCCTTGGTCCCTCCTGACAGCTGGGGTCAAGGCAAGAGCCCCAATGAAAAAATCTCAAATGGGACCAACATTAACTGGCCCCCAG AGTTCTGCCCAGGCGTGCCATGGAAGGGCCTTCAGAACATCGACCCTGAGAACGACCCCAATATGACCCCTGGTAGCGTCCCCAGCGGTCCCACCATCAACACCAACATCCACGATGTTAACCGATACTTGCTGCGAGACAGGAATGGAG GTAAGCTGTCTGACATGAAGTCCACATGGTCCCCTGGACCCATCTCTCAGAGCCAAGCCTCTTTGTCCCATGAGCTGTGGAAAGTCCCTCAGGGGCCTCGAAGCACCACAGCCCCATCCCGGCCCCCACCAGGCCTCACAAACACCAAGCCATCCTCCACTTGGGGCGGAAACTCACTGGGCCTGGCCCAAGGCTGGAGTGGCTCCTACTCCTCTG AGGGAACCACGTGGAGCACCGACAGCTCCAACAGGACCAGCAGCTGGCTTGTGCTGAGGAATCTCACCCCACAA ATTGATGGCTCAACTTTGCGGACCCTGTGCATGCAACATGGCCCCCTGATAACATTCCATCTCAACCTGACCCAGGGGAACGCTGTGGTGCGCTACAGCTCCAAAGACGAGGCTGCCAAGGCCCAGAAGTCACTGCACAT GTGCGTGCTTGGAAACACAACGATCCTGGCTGAGTTTGCTGGGGAGGAGGAGGTTAACCGCTTCTTTGCACAAGGCCAGTCGTTAGGGGCAAACACCACGAGCTGGCACGCCAATCCAGGAACCAATCAAAATCGAATGGCCGAGGCAAATCAATCCCATTCAATCGGCCAGTGGAGCAGCGGGGCTGGAGGGAGCAAGGCCAGTGGGGGCAATCTGCTGTGGAGCGGGGTGCCCCAGTATTCCCGCCTGTGGGGACCGCCTAGTGGAGAGGACACCCGTGTCATTGGGAGCCCCACCCCTGTTAACACCCTGCTGCCTGGAGATCTGCTGAGTGGGGAGTCCATGTAA